Part of the Halorhabdus utahensis DSM 12940 genome, GGCACTGGTCGTCGCGACCCGAACGGCGTTCCGCGGCGATGAGCCGTCGATCCGCGCCGCGTTGGCGGCCGCCTGGCAGCGGAAATTACCACTGCTTGTCTGGTCGGTCGTCGCCGCCATCGTCGGCGTGATCCTCCGCGCGATCGAGAGCGAGGACAACCTCGTTGCCCACCTACTCGCCGCGGTCTTCGCGGTCGCCTGGAGCGTGATGACGTACTTCGTCGTCCCGGTGATCGTCTTTCGGGACCCCTCGATCACGGAGCTGTTCAAAGAGAGCGCGCGGACGTTCAAGGACACCTGGGGCGAGTCCATCGGCGCGATGGGTGCGATCGACGTCGTGACCGTCCTGCTGGCCCTGGGTGGCGTCGTCCTCGGTGCGATCACCTACGTCGCGACGGCCGGCCTGGGGACCGTCCAGCTGGTGGCGACGCTGTCGGTCGGGGGGACTGCTGTCGTGATCGGACTGCTCGTCGGCAAGGCACTCAGCGGCATCGCCAAGACTGCCCTCTACGTCTACGCGACCGAGCATACCGCGCCCAAGCACTTCGAGGACATGGACTTCGGCGAACTCGGCGGGGCACGCTCGTCCTCGACGGCTGGGACGTTCGGAGGCGGTTCCGGACGA contains:
- a CDS encoding DUF6159 family protein → MGVIKRLMIGFGMARRSVRVLRTHPKLLVFPLIGGLSGLAFLATLFGSLVFTGPFFEVPGPAIFVALFVAYLVETFIASFFTAALVVATRTAFRGDEPSIRAALAAAWQRKLPLLVWSVVAAIVGVILRAIESEDNLVAHLLAAVFAVAWSVMTYFVVPVIVFRDPSITELFKESARTFKDTWGESIGAMGAIDVVTVLLALGGVVLGAITYVATAGLGTVQLVATLSVGGTAVVIGLLVGKALSGIAKTALYVYATEHTAPKHFEDMDFGELGGARSSSTAGTFGGGSGRI